The following proteins are encoded in a genomic region of Pseudomonadota bacterium:
- a CDS encoding MEDS domain-containing protein, with protein sequence MNTNANEQKIRKLPQALKSLKPHDHLCLIYESHEEWRDAVIPFIKIGLKKGEKCVYVVDVHTAEQVRQYLQEEGVDVAEKEA encoded by the coding sequence ATGAATACCAATGCAAACGAACAAAAGATCCGCAAATTACCCCAGGCTCTAAAATCATTAAAACCCCACGATCATCTCTGCCTCATCTACGAATCACATGAAGAATGGCGTGATGCTGTTATCCCTTTCATAAAGATTGGGCTCAAAAAGGGTGAAAAATGTGTCTATGTGGTGGATGTCCATACCGCAGAGCAGGTGAGACAGTACCTTCAAGAAGAAGGGGTGGATGTCGCCGAAAAAGAAGCATAA